The Burkholderia pyrrocinia genomic sequence ATCGCCGCGCGCATCGTTCGTGATGCCGCGAGCGGCCCCGGCAGGCCCTGGGCGCGTCCGGCCGGCAGCGTGCGATCCGTGAAGTCGGCAGCGAGTGCCGCGCGCGCAAGCGTCTCGTCTCCGGTGTCCCAGAACGTGGCGTAGCGGCGCGCCGCAAGGATCTGGTCGTTCGCCTGCGCGGCAGGCAGTCCGGCCGCGACCGTCAGGTGCAACGGAGCCGCGAGGTCGGCCGCATTGGCGGTGACAGGCGGTAGCGCGACTGCGGCAAACATCGTCGCGAGCGTGCCGGCAATCGAGCGGCGCAGGAATCGTTGCAACGCAGACATCGGATTCTCCTTTTTCATGATGGTGCGCCTGGATGGCGCAGTGACGTCATGGTAGGTTTCCGAATTCGATATAAATACCAAGGGGAATCGAATGGATTATTCGAAAAAAAGAAAGGGTGGCGGCTCGAGGATGCTCGAATGCTGATCGACGACCTGCCCGCGCTGGAAACCTTCTCGATCGTCGTCGCGGCGGGCAGCCTGTCGGCGGCGGCGCGGGAGCAGGACTTGTCGCTGTCGGTAATCAGCAAACGGCTTGCGCACCTGGAGGCACGGCTCGGCGTGCGCCTGCTGCACCGGACGACTCGCCGGCAGACGCTGACCGACGAGGGCGCGCTGTTCCATGCACAGGTCCTGCGCATCCTCGCCGAAGTCGACCTGGCGGAAACGCTGATGCAGGATCGCCGCGGCACGGTGAGCGGCCTGCTGCGCGTGACCGCGCCGGGCGACATCGGGCGCCTGCGGATCGCGCCGCTCGTCGCCGAGTTCCGGCGCCGGCATCCGCAGGTGTGCGTGCAACTGATTCTGACCGACACGGTCGTCGATCTGCTCGCGCACGAGATCGACGTCGCGGTGCGGATCGGCAGTCTCGCCGATTCGTCGATGATCGCGCGGGAACTGGCGCCGAACCGCCGCGTGCTGTGCGCGTCGCCGGCATACGTGGCCGAATGCGGCTTACCGGTGCATCCCGGCGAGCTGCGTGCGCACCGTTGCATCGTGATGGGCGAGCAACTGCAGGCGGAATGGCGGTTCGATGGCTTGGACGGCCCGATCGCGGTCGAGGTCGCGGCGGCGGTGCTGACCAACGACGGGGGCGCGGCGCGCATGCTTGCGCTCGACGGCGCGGGCATTGCGTTGAAGTCGATCTGGGACGTCGCGTCCGATCTCGAGGCGGGCCGGCTCGTGCGGGTGCTGCCTGCGTATGCGGCGCCGGCGGCGCCGCTGCATGCGGTCTATCCGGGCGGGCGGCATCTCGCGTTGCGCGTGCGGACGTTCGTCGACTTCATGCGCGAGCACTTGCAGGCGGCGTGGCACTGGGACGAGAGCTGACGATGCGCGCGATTGTGCGGATCGTTTCGTCGAAAGAGGGCGCCCGGCGAACATCACGCGCGCAGCATTCCGCGGCACGGATGGCCGGCGGCGGACCGTGTCGGGCCGCGCCGCGCGACCGAAGCGGTTTACAATCGTCTGCATTGGGCCGCACCAGCGTTGCCTTGCTGCGTGCCC encodes the following:
- a CDS encoding LysR family transcriptional regulator gives rise to the protein MLIDDLPALETFSIVVAAGSLSAAAREQDLSLSVISKRLAHLEARLGVRLLHRTTRRQTLTDEGALFHAQVLRILAEVDLAETLMQDRRGTVSGLLRVTAPGDIGRLRIAPLVAEFRRRHPQVCVQLILTDTVVDLLAHEIDVAVRIGSLADSSMIARELAPNRRVLCASPAYVAECGLPVHPGELRAHRCIVMGEQLQAEWRFDGLDGPIAVEVAAAVLTNDGGAARMLALDGAGIALKSIWDVASDLEAGRLVRVLPAYAAPAAPLHAVYPGGRHLALRVRTFVDFMREHLQAAWHWDES
- a CDS encoding ester cyclase, translated to MFAAVALPPVTANAADLAAPLHLTVAAGLPAAQANDQILAARRYATFWDTGDETLARAALAADFTDRTLPAGRAQGLPGPLAASRTMRAAIPDLHCEIEQMIVAGDRVVVHLRFRGHFTAVFGNTTGHGQAVDFIATDIYRIAAGRIAENWHIEDNLTLMRQLGVAN